The Pseudomonas fluorescens genome segment GCCAGCGCGAGGATCGCTACACCCACGCACTGGGCGATCCGGCGGACATCGAGGCGATTATCGCGGCGCGGCAGAACCCGAGTGATCGCGGGGCTGCCAGCGGTGTGTCAGTGGAGCGCATCGAAGAGCTGGAAGCGCGCATTGCGGCACTGGAAGAGCGTCTGGCCCGCCTCGAGGAATAAGCACACCGGGGACGGCGTTATTCGCCGTCCCAGTAATCCACCCCGTCCGCCTGCCGCGCCACCGCCACGAAGCCCGAGGCATTGCCTTCGGCATCGATATTAAAGTTGTCCATCACCGCGTATTTGTTCGAATCCGGGTACTCGCAGATTTCCGGTTGCTGCTGAGTGCTGACCGCCAGATAGCGCAGTTCCTGCGAGCTGGTATTGATAATCTGGTGCGCCGCTTCCGGGCCGCCCGGCGGGCAGGCGATCACGTCGCCGGCGCGGATCGGGAAACGTTCGGCGCCGAGGCGCACCTCCCCTTCCCCGGCCACCACGTAAAACATTTCCTCATTGACCCGATGACTGTGAAACGGGCTGCCACGCATGCCCGGCGGCAGCGCATACAGCCGATAACCGAGCTTCTGCGCGCCCAGTTGCTGGCCGACCCGGGCGAATCGTTGCTGATAACGCCCGGCGGTTTCGCCATCGGGGGCCAGGGCTTCGGGCAGCGGTTCGAGTTCGACGTCATTCAGGTTGAGAATGGGCGGATGCATGCAAACCTCGGCTTTTGTGAAGGGCAAGTCTGTGCTTGCTGATCCGGCAGTATAAACAAAGCAAGGCAAGAAACCGCGTCGCGGCAATCGCTAGCAGGCTAGCTCCCACGGGAGGTATGCATTTCCACTGTGGGAGCTAGCCTGCTAGCGATGAGGCCCGCCAAGCCAACACAAAAACGAAGGACTCAGCTGCGGGCAAACGCCACCGCCGCATCGAACTGCTCCACCGTCGGCCGCACACCGGTGTACAGCACAAACTGCTCCAGCGCCTGGATCGCGATCACTTCCAGCCCGGTGATCACTTTTTTACCTTCGGCACGCCCACGCACGATCAGCGGGGTTTCCGACGGGATCGCCACCACATCGAACACAGTGTCGGCAGACTTGATCACATCCACGTCAAAAGAAAGCTGTCCCGCTTCCGGGCCGCCGTCCATCCCGACCGGCGTCACGTTGATCAGCATCTGCGGGCGCTCGTCACCCAATTCCGCCTGCCAGCGATAGCCCAGGGAGTCCGCCAGTGCACGCCCGGCGCGCTCGTTGCGGGCCACGATCAAACCGTTTTTGTAACCACCATCGCGCAAGGCACTGGCCACAGCCTTGGCCATGCCACCGCTGCCACGCAGGGCGAAAGTCGAGTCCTTCGGCACCGCGTGGGTTTCCAGCAACTGGGCAATCGCAATGTAATCGGTGTTGTAGGCCTTGAGATGGCCGTTGGTGTTGACGATGGTGTTGATCGACTGGATCGCTGCCGCCGAGGCATCCAGCTCATCGACCAGCGCAATGCTCGCTTCCTTGAACGGCATCGACACCCCGCAACCGCGGATGCCCAGCGCCCGAATCCCGCCGACAGCCCCCGGCAGATCCTGGCTGCTGAAAGCCTTGTAATAAAAATTCAGGCCCAATTGCTCATACAAATGGTTATGAAAACGCAGACCGAAATTCCCGGGACGCCCAGACAGGGACATGCACAATTGGGTGTCTTTGTTGGGGTTCATCTGCATGGGAGGCTCCTTTGAATGCACTTTCGGATGGACGGGATTAGCCAGGCCATCGGGTTCTGAACGATCATAAGGCGGTCTGTTCCGGGCATCGCAGCCGACGCACGAAACCCGGTAAGCAAACCGGTACAGACCTTACACAAAATTTACCCAGCCGCCGTGCTGTTTTTCCAAATGTTGCTGTCTTAGAAGTATCCCCGCGCTATCCCGAGCCTGATGCAGGCCCGGACGCCGGGTCGAAGAACCGAGGATTAATCATGATTCGTAAACTCCCCATCGTGGCCTTGTTGATTGGTGCATTCGCGATCACGGGTCAGGCAGAAGCCCACGGCGGTGGCTGGCAGGGTCCGGCGGTATTTGGTGCGATCGTCGGCTCGGCCATCATCGGCTCGGCGCTCATCAACCAGGATCGGCCGGTGTACGTCCAACAGCCTGTTTACGCTCAACCGGCACCGGTCTACGTGCAGCAACCGCCGCCACCGGTCTACTACCAGCCGGCCCCGGTTTATGTGCAGCAACCGGTTTATGTTCCGGGTCCGGTCTACTACGGTCCACCCCGTGGTTATTACGGCCACCCGCACTACTATGGTGGTCGCTGGTAAGCACACAGACAAAGCCCCGCTTTTACAGCGGGGCTTTTTTTGGCCTTGAGAAAGCCGACCGTCCGTCGGCCAACGTCTGAAAAAATCTCGCCAAGGTCGCTGTGGAGACAGTTCCACCCGTTAAAGTCGGCATGATGGACTCGACCGTTGGGCCGAAACACACAACGGTCATCTATTTGTCATGACGGAACCGCAATCTGAATCCGTCCGCATACAACAGGTTGATAAAAACAAGGACGACTGGAATGCCAACACAGAATCCGCACCGCATCGTCGGTTTATGCACGTCGGGCAAGGTCTACAACGCCCTGACCGAGCTCAAGCACCTGGAAGGCCACCGCACGGCGAAATTTCTCTCGCTGCTGGCGGAAAACCTGGTGCGCAAGGGCCTGCTCAACGAGCACGAGATCGTGCACATGCTTGACCAGGTGGTCGATTGACCCAGCCCTCAACGGCATCAATGACCACTATCGAAAGCGTTGATTGTCCCTGAAACGGCCGAGTCCCTAAGGTAGCTCCATCGATTGATGGAGGTACTTGTCATGGCTCAGGTTCAAATCATGTCCGTTGTCGGCAGCGCGGTTCCCGCATCGCTCAGAGAGCTGGGCCTGCTCGCCTGCTGGTATCTGGTGCGCGACGGCGAGCCGGTCAGCGGTCCGCTCACCTCCTTGCCAGCCGCTCAGGCGCTGTCGCAACGACTGATCGACGGACCGTTCAAGGCTTAAGGCAGCTGCACTTTCGGTTTGGACTCGATGAACAACGCCCAGCTCGACATGAACAATGCAGCGATCAGCGGCCCGATCACGAAACCGCTGAGACCGAACACGGCCAGTCCGCCCAGGGTCGAGATCAGAATCATGTAGTCCGGCATCCGGGTGTCCTTGCCCACCAGGATCGGGCGCAGCACGTTATCCACCAGACCGATCACGAACACCCCGAACAGCCCCAGCACCACGCCCTGCCAGATCATCCCGCTGAGCAGGAAGTAAACCGCCACCGGCGCCCAGACGATCCCTGCCCCCACCGCCGGCAGCAGCGACAGAAACGCCATCAGCACCGCCCAGAGCAAGGCACTGGGAATGTCGAGAAACCAGAAAATCGCCCCGCCCAACGCACCTTGCGTAATGGCCACCAGCAGGTTGCCTTTGACCGTGGCCCGCACCACCCGATTGAATTTCAGTTGCAGACGCCGCTTGTGATGCTCTTCCAGCGGCACCGCCGTGCGGACTTTGCGCGCCAGTTCGGCGCCGTCGCGCAGGAAGAAAAACAGCAAATACAACATGATGAAAAAACTCACCACGAACTCGAAAGTCCCTTGGCCGAAACTGAATGCCTGGCTCGCCAGCGCCTGACTGCCCTGCATGGCAGCCTTGACGATCTTCTCGCGCAAGGCATTGAGCTCGCCCATGCCGAAGCGATCAAGCAGGTGCTGAAAGTAAGGCGGCAGACTGTGCTTGAACTGCGCCAGATAGGCGCCGATATCGAGCTTGCCGCTTTCGATATTGTCGTAAAGCGTCGCGCCTTCCTGCACCAGCAGCACACTGAGGACGATCACCGGCAAGATCGCGATCACCAGGCAGATGCTCAAGGTACACAGTGAGGTCAGGTTGCGTTGCCAGCCGAATTTCAGCTGCAACTGACGTTGCATCGGTGCGAACAGGATGCCAAGGATCACTGCCCAGAACACCGCGCCGTAGAACGGCAGCAGGATCCAGATGAAGGCGACCGTCACCAGAAACAGCAGCACGGTGAGGGATTTGAATTGCAGACTCTTTTGGTTCATGTCCGGTCCAGGTCAGTCAGGCGCCACCCGCGCCCGTCCCGTTTAGTCAGCCAGCATCAGCGCGAGTGCCGTGTTTCTTCATGGAGCATAGATCCAGATCAATAAACCCTCGGCGCAACTGCTCTACCCTGCCGCGCTTTTGCGACCGACGCCGCCATGACGACCTCCTTCACCCCCGAACTGCTCGCCCCCGCCGGCACCCTGAAAAACATGCGTTATGCCTTCGCCTATGGGGCCGATGCGGTGTATGCCGGCCAGCCGCGCTACAGCCTGCGGGTGCGCAACAACGAGTTCGATCACGCCAATCTGGCGCTCGGCATTCGTGAAGCCCAGGCCCAGGGCAAGCGCTTCTACGTGGTGGTCAACATCGCGCCACACAATGCCAAACTGAAGACCTTCCTCAAGGACTTGGCGCCGGTGATCGAAATGGCACCGGACGCGCTGATCATGTCCGACCCCGGCCTGATCATGCTGGTGCGCCGGCACTTCCCGCAGATGCCGATCCACCTCTCGGTGCAGGCCAACACGGTGAATTGGGCGAGTGTCGAGTTCTGGCAACAGCAGGGGTTGAGCCGGATCATCCTGTCCCGTGAGTTGTCGCTGGAAGAGATCGGCGAAATCCGCGAGCAAGTGCCGGGCATGGAGCTGGAAGTATTCGTCCACGGCGCGCTGTGCATGGCCTATTCCGGCCGCTGCCTGCTCTCGGGCTACATGAACAAACGCGACGCCAATCAAGGCACCTGCACCAACGCCTGCCGCTGGAAATACTCGGCCCAGGAAGCCACCGAGAACCCGCTCGGCGAAATCGTGCAGAGCTTCGAACCGCAACCGACCCTCGGCCTCGGCGCCCCCACCGATCAGGTGTTCCTGTTGCAGGAAGCCAATCGTCCCGGCGAGATGATGCCGGCCTTCGAAGACGAGCACGGCACCTACATCATGAACGCCAAGGACCTGCGCGCGGTGCAGCACGTCGAGCGCCTGACCCGCATGGGCGTACACTCGCTGAAGATCGAAGGCCGGACCAAATCCCACTTTTATTGCGCACGCACTACCCAGGTGTACCGCCGGGCCATCGACGATGCAGTGGCCGGCCGTGAATTCGACCGCAGCCTGATGACCGATCTGGAGTCATTGGCCCAGCGCGGCTACACCGAAGGTTTCCTGCGTCGGCACGTCCATGACGAATACCAGAACTACCAGAACGGCAGCTCGGTGTCAGAGCGTCAGCAGTTTGTAGGTGAGTTGACCGGCGAACGCCGGGACAGGCTCGCCGAGGTCAAGGTGAAGAACCGATTTGCCCTGGGCGATCATCTGGAACTGATGACACCCAAGGGCAATTTCCATTTTGATCTGCAGGAACTGCAGAACCTCAAGGGCGAAGCCATCGACGTGGCACCGGGAGATGGGCACACCGTGTACTTGCCGATTCCGGACGCCGTTGATCTGCACTTCGGGCTGTTGATGCGCGACGTGAGCGGAGCCTGATCCGGCTCAGGCAAACTCCTCACGCAACATCGCCACAAACGCCTCACGCGCCGGGTGCACCCCGGCGTTTTCATGCCAGTAGAACAAATTGTCGATGGCCGTCAGTTCGGGAAACTCGAAACCCGTACACCCCGCACCTTTGGCGTATTGCTCGAACACGCCCTTGGGCACCAGCGCCACACCCGCCCCGGCACTCACACAACCGACAATCGCCCCGTAACTGGCCAGGCTGACAATCGGCAGCGACAGCCCCTGGCGCAACAGCCAGTGCTCCAGCGCGGCGCGATACGGACAACCCTGCGGCCACATGAACACGGTCTTGTCCTGCAAATCGGCGAGGTTGCGCACCGGCCCGAACGAGGTCGATGCGATCAACAGCAATTCTTCGCGATACATCGGCGTGCGCTTGAGCCGGGAGCGTTCGACGTCCACCGCAACGATCGCGCCGTCCAGGCGATGACTGACCGTATCGTCGAGCAATTGCCCCCAGGTACCGGTGGTCAGTTCCAGCGCCACGTTCGGATAGCGTTTGTGAAATTTCGCCAGCAGGCGCGGCAGTCGCCCGGTGGCCGAGGATTCAATGGCGCCGATGCGCAGCGGCCCGGACGGTTCGGCGCCGGGATCGACTGCGCGCTTGGCTTCGGCCGTCAGTGCCAGAATCCTTTCTGCATAGGCGAGAAAAGTCTGCCCCGCAGGACTGATCCGCAACCCCCGCCCTTCACGCAGAAACAGCGCCACACCCAGCTCCGCTTCCAGGGATTTGATCCGCGCCGTGATGTTCGACGGCACGCAAAACAGCCTTTCGGCGGCTTTGGCGATGCTGCCGACCTCGGCCACGGTCTTGAACATGCGGATCTGTGCCAGCTCCATAATCATCACTCTGAGTGAACGGTTTGCGCAGTATAAGTCAGTTGTGACGAATGATTGGCGACCCGGATACTCGACGCATCAACCCTCTTGGTGCCTCGCTCATGCCTTCCACTTCGCCCTTGAAAATCCTGTTGGCCATGGCCTTCGTCGTCGGCTGCTGGGCCTATTCGCCGACCGGCATCCACATCGGCCTGCAAGCTTACGATCCCGGTCATCTGGCGTTGCTGCGGTTTCTGCTGGCGTCGCTGTTCATGGCAGTGATTGCAGGCTTCAAAGGCATTCACCTACCGCGCTTTCAAGACCTGCCACTGTTATTGGCCCTGGGCTTTTTTGCCGTCAGCCTGCATCACGTCGTGTTGAACATCGGCCAGCAAAGCGTCAGCGCCGGCGCGTCGAGTGTGCTGGCGCAATCGACGCCGCTGTTCAGCACGCTGCTGGCGCGGTTTCTGTTCAAGGATCGGGTCAGCGTCTGGCGCTGGGGTTGCGTGTTGCTGGGATTGGTCGGCGTGGTGATTGTGGTGAGCGGCGATCGCGGTCTCGGCAGCATCGACGCCCATGGTTTGCTGATCCTGCTGGCGGCGGTGTCGTGGAGCGTTTACTTCGCCCTGCAAAAACACTACGCCCGGCGCTACGACGGACTGACGCTGGTTTGCTACACGGTGTGGTCCGGCACGCTGTTGCTGTTGATCTACTTGCCGGGGCTGGTCGACAGCGTGATCAATGCGCCGCTGCGGGTGCAATGGGCGGTGCTTGGTCTGGGGGTGTTTCCCAGCGCCCTCGCCTACCTGGCGTGGGCATTCGTGCTAAAGCATGTGGACCTGAGCCGGGCGACGATGACGCTGTACCTGATTCCACCGACTGCGATGGGGATTGCTTCGGTGGGCCTGGGTGAACGCCCGACGCTGCTGGTGCTGGTGGGGTCGGCGGTGGTGTTGATCAGCGTGCTGGCGTTGAATCTGGAGCGGCCGGCGGTGGTGCGGGCCATTGAGATGTGAGCCGCTGCGCTTCAGGCTCCGCCTGCCGAAAACCGGTCACGACTGTTGCTCAGGTGCAGCCACATCGCCGCCCGCGCCGCGTCCGGATCCTGACGTTTGATCGCGTTGAAAATCGCCTCATGCTCAAGATTCGCCAGTTGCCCGAGCTTGCTCAAATCCACCGCTCCGCGCTCGGCCGCATTGACCCGCGTGCGCGGAATCATCGCGCTGCCCAGGTGCTGCATGATTTCGGTGAAGCAGACATTGCCGGTGGCTTCGGCAATCAGCAGATGAAAGCGCCGGTCGGCTTCAACGCAGCTGTCGTTGTTGGCCAATAGACGCTGATAGTCATCCAGCGCCTGACGCATCTGCACCAGTTGTTGCTCGGTGCGACGCTGCGCGGCCAGCGCCGCAGCTTGTGTCTCCAGCCCCATGCGCAACTCGAGAATGCTGCGCACGCCCAGTGCGGTGTCGACATTCAGCCGCAACCCCTGCTCCGGTGCGCGTTCGATCACGAAGGTGCCGATGCCGTGCCGCGTCTCCACCAGCCCAGACGCCTGCAACTTGGAAATCGCCTCACGCACCACGGTGCGACTGACGCCGTGTTCCTGAACGATCGAGTTTTCTGACGGCAGCTTGTCACCGGGCAGCATCTGGCCGAGCAGGATGCTCTGGGTGAGTTTTTCCACCAGGTCGTGGGCCAGGTTGTGCGCGCGTTTGCGAGCAGGTGCGTCGAGGTCTTCTTGCATGGTCGGTTCCGGTGATCAGGGCACACCGATCGTAGCACTGGGTGCGATGACTTGTATGAGCTCCTATGAACTCCGGGGATCAACTTGTATGACAACACTAGATTTCAGCTAGAAAATCTCCCGTTGCGCCGAGCAGTCGCACCACAACCACTGGCATGGAATGCTTTGCCACGCCTGTC includes the following:
- a CDS encoding AI-2E family transporter, producing the protein MNQKSLQFKSLTVLLFLVTVAFIWILLPFYGAVFWAVILGILFAPMQRQLQLKFGWQRNLTSLCTLSICLVIAILPVIVLSVLLVQEGATLYDNIESGKLDIGAYLAQFKHSLPPYFQHLLDRFGMGELNALREKIVKAAMQGSQALASQAFSFGQGTFEFVVSFFIMLYLLFFFLRDGAELARKVRTAVPLEEHHKRRLQLKFNRVVRATVKGNLLVAITQGALGGAIFWFLDIPSALLWAVLMAFLSLLPAVGAGIVWAPVAVYFLLSGMIWQGVVLGLFGVFVIGLVDNVLRPILVGKDTRMPDYMILISTLGGLAVFGLSGFVIGPLIAALFMSSWALFIESKPKVQLP
- a CDS encoding DMT family transporter, which encodes MPSTSPLKILLAMAFVVGCWAYSPTGIHIGLQAYDPGHLALLRFLLASLFMAVIAGFKGIHLPRFQDLPLLLALGFFAVSLHHVVLNIGQQSVSAGASSVLAQSTPLFSTLLARFLFKDRVSVWRWGCVLLGLVGVVIVVSGDRGLGSIDAHGLLILLAAVSWSVYFALQKHYARRYDGLTLVCYTVWSGTLLLLIYLPGLVDSVINAPLRVQWAVLGLGVFPSALAYLAWAFVLKHVDLSRATMTLYLIPPTAMGIASVGLGERPTLLVLVGSAVVLISVLALNLERPAVVRAIEM
- a CDS encoding shikimate 5-dehydrogenase, yielding MQMNPNKDTQLCMSLSGRPGNFGLRFHNHLYEQLGLNFYYKAFSSQDLPGAVGGIRALGIRGCGVSMPFKEASIALVDELDASAAAIQSINTIVNTNGHLKAYNTDYIAIAQLLETHAVPKDSTFALRGSGGMAKAVASALRDGGYKNGLIVARNERAGRALADSLGYRWQAELGDERPQMLINVTPVGMDGGPEAGQLSFDVDVIKSADTVFDVVAIPSETPLIVRGRAEGKKVITGLEVIAIQALEQFVLYTGVRPTVEQFDAAVAFARS
- the yegQ gene encoding tRNA 5-hydroxyuridine modification protein YegQ, translated to MTTSFTPELLAPAGTLKNMRYAFAYGADAVYAGQPRYSLRVRNNEFDHANLALGIREAQAQGKRFYVVVNIAPHNAKLKTFLKDLAPVIEMAPDALIMSDPGLIMLVRRHFPQMPIHLSVQANTVNWASVEFWQQQGLSRIILSRELSLEEIGEIREQVPGMELEVFVHGALCMAYSGRCLLSGYMNKRDANQGTCTNACRWKYSAQEATENPLGEIVQSFEPQPTLGLGAPTDQVFLLQEANRPGEMMPAFEDEHGTYIMNAKDLRAVQHVERLTRMGVHSLKIEGRTKSHFYCARTTQVYRRAIDDAVAGREFDRSLMTDLESLAQRGYTEGFLRRHVHDEYQNYQNGSSVSERQQFVGELTGERRDRLAEVKVKNRFALGDHLELMTPKGNFHFDLQELQNLKGEAIDVAPGDGHTVYLPIPDAVDLHFGLLMRDVSGA
- a CDS encoding LysR family transcriptional regulator, which produces MELAQIRMFKTVAEVGSIAKAAERLFCVPSNITARIKSLEAELGVALFLREGRGLRISPAGQTFLAYAERILALTAEAKRAVDPGAEPSGPLRIGAIESSATGRLPRLLAKFHKRYPNVALELTTGTWGQLLDDTVSHRLDGAIVAVDVERSRLKRTPMYREELLLIASTSFGPVRNLADLQDKTVFMWPQGCPYRAALEHWLLRQGLSLPIVSLASYGAIVGCVSAGAGVALVPKGVFEQYAKGAGCTGFEFPELTAIDNLFYWHENAGVHPAREAFVAMLREEFA
- a CDS encoding FadR/GntR family transcriptional regulator, which encodes MQEDLDAPARKRAHNLAHDLVEKLTQSILLGQMLPGDKLPSENSIVQEHGVSRTVVREAISKLQASGLVETRHGIGTFVIERAPEQGLRLNVDTALGVRSILELRMGLETQAAALAAQRRTEQQLVQMRQALDDYQRLLANNDSCVEADRRFHLLIAEATGNVCFTEIMQHLGSAMIPRTRVNAAERGAVDLSKLGQLANLEHEAIFNAIKRQDPDAARAAMWLHLSNSRDRFSAGGA
- a CDS encoding cupin domain-containing protein; this encodes MHPPILNLNDVELEPLPEALAPDGETAGRYQQRFARVGQQLGAQKLGYRLYALPPGMRGSPFHSHRVNEEMFYVVAGEGEVRLGAERFPIRAGDVIACPPGGPEAAHQIINTSSQELRYLAVSTQQQPEICEYPDSNKYAVMDNFNIDAEGNASGFVAVARQADGVDYWDGE